The Thermodesulfobacteriota bacterium DNA window TTTCTTACCCATGATTTTACTCCTTTAAGTCTTTTTTCATTTTCTCTTTACTGCAAAACCGATTATCCGACGACAGGCGTTTCGATTTCGGTGTATCTTTCTTTAAGCTCACAACTAACACATTTAGCAGCAATTATCATGCCAGAAACCTTTCATTCAAAATGCTCGTAAAGTCTGGCGAAATACCATCTCACCCGCTATAAACTTAGCATTGACAGTATCTTAGAATCAACTCAGTTTAAAAAATGGAAAGATTGGTTAGGCCCGGGATTCATTTATCATCGTGATAAAAAATTGATATATTGCATTTTGTATAATATCCATCAATTTATTGCAAATTGTAATAACGTAAAAATCAATCATTTCAATCAATTATAGGAGAAACATTTCATTTTGAAATCATCGGCTGGATAAATTCTCAAATTCTCGTCTATCATGGATATTCAGGGTTAAGGAAATACTTTTTAATTATAGGGAGTTAGAAATTAACAAATTTTTCGTCCAACCGGTCTTATGCTTCGGTATGGATATTGCCATGTAGATAATTTAATTGTAGGCACTTGTGGACAGAAAGATGGAACACACGGATGTACGGGTCTTTAAACAGGGGCACTCTTTAAGGTCTATTCAGCGTGGAACAACCTGTATTCGTGTAATATATGAAAGCGACCCAATAGAAGTATTAACAATAGAGCTGGGGCCGAAAGCTTCGGTTGATGAATCCTACCTCTGGTACAATCCGTCATTCCACATGATTGTGGAAGGTAACATGGCATTTGAAGTAGGTGACAGGTCCTACGAGCTTCTTCGGGGTGAGGGAATATCGATATTAGATAATGAGCGCTATAAGATCCATAATCTCGTTGATACCAAGGGGCTAATTTTTTGTTTTTTATTTAATACCACTCGAGGTAGTCGCAATTCGGATCTAGTAAAGGGCGAGGTACAGTAAACCACTAAACCTCATTTTCAGAGTTTCCTACGAAGTATTCTTTTAATTTGGCCACTTCATCAAGGTTAAATATTTCCCGGATTGTATCTACATAGATGTCACCTGTTAATTTAGAAGCCTCTGTTTTTAACCTGGTGACCGGGTGATGGAGAATCTTACCTATAATTCCAGATGCCATATCTTCTATGATCTCCTTCTCCCTTTCCGAGATGTTGCCTAACCTCTTTAAAGCCTTCTCAACCTCAATGCGTTTAATTTCATGAAACCTTCTTCTTATGGAGATGATGGTCGGTACGGCCTTAAGGCCTTCGAGCCACTTCTGGAATTCTGTGTCTCCCTGAAGCACTATCTCTTCAGCCTTCTGTATGTGATCATTCCTCACATTGGAGGTTTCAAGAACGAAACCTTGAAGGTCATCCATATCGTAAAGATAGACGTTTTCAAGCTCCCCAACCCTCGGGTCAATATCTCTGGGAACCCCAATATCTATCATAAACATGGGCTCATTACGCCTGAGCTTTAGGGCATCCCGAACGTTCTGCGTCTTTATTATAAAATCTTTAGAACCGGTGGCGGTAATCACTATGTCGGATTCCTTTAGGTAATTGTAAGCCTCTTCGATTCTTATCGCTCTACCCCCTGTTTTTTTAGCGATCTCTTCGGCTCGCCCGACCGTGCGATTTGCAATTATTAAGTCTCTTACCCCTGCCGCTACAAGATGAGTCAGGGCATTCTTGCCCATGCCTCCTGCCCCTATGAGCATAACTCTTCTTCTTGAAAGGTCGTCAAATATCCTTTTTGTAAGCTCCACCGCTGCATGACTTACCGAGGTCGTATAGCTTCCTATCCCGGTTTCCGTTCTCACCCTCTTTGCAACAAAAAAGGCACGATCGAAAAGTCGGTTCAGTATAGGCCCTGTAGTCTTTTTTTCAACAGCCATTCTATAAGCATCCTTTACCTGTCCCAGTATCTGTGGTTCACCCACCACCATCGAATCTAGGCTGGACGTAACTCGAAGCATGTGCCTTGTAACAGCATTTCTGATCAAAACATACACGTAGCGAGCAAAGTACCGTATAGGAACACCATGAAATTCGGATAGAAATCGTTTAATTTCCTCTATGCCCTCTTCATTTTCCGTTACAGCATATACCTCCACACGATTACAGGTAGAGAGGATTGCACATTCTCGAATTCCGGCTTTTTCTCGCAAGCCATCCAGTCCAGCTCCAAGGGAGGACTTTTCAAAGTAGAGATTCTCCCTTACCTCAACAGGAGCAGTCTTATGATTAAGTCCGACAAGAACCAATCTCATTTCCTTGAAGGGTAATCGGGCAAACTTTGTGCCAAACAATTACAGACCGCTAAAACAATTTAACTGGCAAATTCCCCGTAGCTCGCTACAGGGAGTTTCGTTAGAAGCAAAATATTTAGTATGTCAGATTTTCATACAACTCATTTGCTATTCTTGATAAACATAATTAGGCGATAGTAAAAGGGTTGGATTTTATGGCCTGTTGACCCTTTGGCATGGAACTTGCTCTCAATGAAGCTAGGGCGTGACTAGAAAAAAACTGACATTCGTGGCTGGTGCAATAAGTTTCATTGTTTCTATTTTCGTTTTCATTTTTCACTATATTCCTCGTATATTCTGGACTCTTGATGTGGAAAAAGATAAATTAACTCTGAACCAGTTGTGGCGACTGAAAGGAAGGCTTTACTTGTCTTACACGATGTTTTACTGTTAGGAACCTCTTTCCAGAATGCTGAACAAAGTGGATCTATTCATGATTATTCTGGGCCTCTTGGTTAATCCCCTCACCGTAGGAGCCATGACCGACCATCCCATTGTTAAGAAGGAAGGGTACACAGAGAGTCGCGTCTGTGGCACCTGCCATACAATGATATATAAGCAGTGGAAAAATTCTTTACATGCTTCTTCCATCAGCGACCCTGTTTTTCTCGGTGTTTATAATGAAGTGGAGCAGGAAGAGAATAGAAGATTCTGTCTTAAATGTCATGCTCCTACGGTGAGGGTTACCGGCGACTTTGACTTCGCCCAGGACATAACCAAA harbors:
- the hemA gene encoding glutamyl-tRNA reductase → MFGTKFARLPFKEMRLVLVGLNHKTAPVEVRENLYFEKSSLGAGLDGLREKAGIRECAILSTCNRVEVYAVTENEEGIEEIKRFLSEFHGVPIRYFARYVYVLIRNAVTRHMLRVTSSLDSMVVGEPQILGQVKDAYRMAVEKKTTGPILNRLFDRAFFVAKRVRTETGIGSYTTSVSHAAVELTKRIFDDLSRRRVMLIGAGGMGKNALTHLVAAGVRDLIIANRTVGRAEEIAKKTGGRAIRIEEAYNYLKESDIVITATGSKDFIIKTQNVRDALKLRRNEPMFMIDIGVPRDIDPRVGELENVYLYDMDDLQGFVLETSNVRNDHIQKAEEIVLQGDTEFQKWLEGLKAVPTIISIRRRFHEIKRIEVEKALKRLGNISEREKEIIEDMASGIIGKILHHPVTRLKTEASKLTGDIYVDTIREIFNLDEVAKLKEYFVGNSENEV